One region of Candidatus Cloacimonadota bacterium genomic DNA includes:
- a CDS encoding purine-nucleoside phosphorylase — protein sequence MLNKIDNAVHFLREKINFKTEIALILGTGLNTIAEIIKNPIIISYSEIPGFPVSTAPMHKGKLIVGNIQNKEIIIMQGRLHFYEGYSMNDVVFPIRVLRALGVKKLILTNASGSLNKELLPGDLILIEDHINLMGTNPLIGENFEELGPRFPSMNEPYDKKMRDIAISISKENNFDLKTGVYVAVSGPSLETKAECLMMAKMGADLVGMSTVPEVIVGIHSGMKILAISAVTNLSNIFHSEPHTQEEINKNAAKARINLENLIINLIKKI from the coding sequence ATGTTAAATAAAATCGATAATGCTGTTCATTTTCTGCGGGAAAAAATAAATTTCAAAACCGAAATAGCTTTGATTTTGGGAACAGGATTAAATACGATTGCCGAAATCATCAAAAATCCTATTATTATTTCTTATTCTGAAATTCCCGGTTTTCCTGTTTCTACAGCTCCCATGCATAAGGGAAAGCTGATTGTGGGAAATATTCAAAACAAAGAGATAATTATTATGCAGGGAAGACTTCATTTTTATGAAGGATATTCCATGAATGATGTAGTTTTTCCCATTAGGGTATTAAGGGCGCTTGGAGTTAAGAAATTGATCCTGACGAATGCCTCAGGAAGTTTGAATAAAGAATTATTGCCCGGAGATCTTATTCTGATAGAAGATCATATTAATTTGATGGGAACAAATCCTTTGATCGGTGAGAATTTCGAGGAATTAGGACCTCGTTTTCCAAGTATGAACGAACCTTATGATAAAAAAATGAGAGATATCGCTATATCTATCTCTAAAGAAAATAACTTTGATCTGAAAACTGGCGTGTATGTCGCAGTTTCTGGTCCAAGTTTGGAAACAAAAGCTGAATGTTTAATGATGGCAAAAATGGGAGCCGATCTGGTTGGGATGTCAACCGTACCGGAAGTAATCGTCGGTATTCACAGCGGGATGAAAATATTAGCAATTTCTGCGGTCACAAATTTAAGCAATATTTTCCATTCCGAACCTCATACTCAGGAAGAAATTAACAAAAATGCTGCTAAAGCCAGGATAAATCTTGAAAATTTAATAATAAATTTAATAAAAAAAATATAG
- a CDS encoding YggT family protein, whose product MDFFRFIIIRVLDIYMILIILRAILSWFSPDPYNPLYQLLIRITEPVLGRIRKLVPTPGIDFSPFIAIILIQIISGFIR is encoded by the coding sequence ATGGATTTTTTTAGATTTATAATAATCAGAGTCCTTGATATTTATATGATCCTCATTATTTTAAGAGCGATTTTATCCTGGTTCTCTCCTGATCCATATAATCCCTTATATCAGCTTCTGATCAGAATTACAGAACCTGTTTTAGGACGAATCAGAAAACTTGTCCCAACTCCGGGAATTGATTTTTCCCCTTTTATCGCAATTATCTTAATTCAAATTATTTCAGGTTTTATTAGATAG
- a CDS encoding thymidine kinase — protein sequence MNIISNKTGWIEVICGSMFSGKTEELIRRIHRTEFARQKCQVFKPKIDNRFDDEHIVSHNQMKIQSQKVEKAEEILPLIKKETEVVAIDEVQFFDDEILKVCTELADSGKRVVVAGLDQDYRGKPFGPMPQLLAIAEYITKLNAICVKCGNPASRTQRLTHDKDTIIVGASDIYEARCRNCHEVF from the coding sequence ATGAATATTATTAGTAATAAGACGGGCTGGATAGAAGTCATTTGTGGAAGTATGTTCAGCGGGAAAACCGAAGAGTTGATCCGCCGAATTCACAGAACGGAATTTGCCAGACAGAAATGTCAGGTTTTTAAACCGAAAATCGATAACAGGTTTGATGATGAGCATATTGTCTCTCACAATCAAATGAAGATCCAATCCCAGAAAGTTGAGAAAGCTGAAGAAATACTGCCGTTAATAAAAAAAGAAACGGAAGTAGTTGCTATCGACGAAGTTCAGTTTTTTGATGATGAAATCCTGAAGGTTTGCACAGAATTGGCTGATTCAGGAAAAAGAGTTGTCGTAGCCGGTTTAGATCAGGATTACAGAGGAAAACCTTTTGGACCGATGCCACAACTTCTGGCGATAGCCGAATATATCACAAAACTGAATGCAATCTGTGTTAAATGCGGAAATCCAGCCAGTAGAACACAACGACTAACGCACGATAAAGACACTATAATTGTCGGAGCATCGGATATTTATGAAGCTCGTTGTCGAAATTGTCATGAGGTATTTTAA